The Nostoc sp. NIES-3756 DNA window ACAACGCTTTGTAACGATTTCCTCACCTCATCATGGCACGGTGGTGGCTTATGCTTCTAAGTTACCTGGGTGTGTACAGATGCGTCCGAACAGTCTATTTCTGCAAGAGTTGAATCGTGATGTCCAAATGTTAGAAAAGTTGAATTTTACTTCTATTTGGACACCTTATGATTTGATGATTATTCCTACCAACAGTTCAAAAATGCCCGTAGGTAAAGAACTGATCATTCCAGTAGGGCTACATTCGTGGATGCTTACAGATTACAGAAGTTTATCAGCAGTAGCTGCAACTTTAGCAGAAACAATTAATGGCGATCGCCAATTTGAGTATATTCGTAACTCCCAAAAATTGCCTCTGGGTGGCGATAATACCTAAACTCCATCAAATTATAAAATGGATCTTCCAAAAAGAAAGTCCGATGTTCTAGGGGAGAACCAACAAAGCGATCCTTGGGTGCATCACGGAAAAGTAGTTGTTTTTTTTCAGCCCTTTCCACCAAGTCTTCCCAGTCTTTTTCTTGAGTAAAGATTAGCCCGAAGTGTCGGGGATAAATAGTACGCTGGCGCGTTAATGGTTCTTTGGTAATATGAGCCACTAATTGATGCCCATAAAGATTAAGAATTATGGCTTGGGGATTTTCACGACCAGGGACACAGCCTAAGCCATCAATATAATAAGCTTTTGTTTGAGCAATATCGGTGACAGGGAAGGCGAGGTGAAATAAAGCTTGACTCATATATTTGGGAGTGCTGAATAGGGATTTTGTTAATTAGATTACTTTTTAAAATTTGATTAGTAGTTAGTTAAAGTACAGTTTTTTACGAGTTTAGCTTATATCTTAATTTGGTCATTAGTCATTGGTCATTAGTCATTAGTCATTAGTCAACAGTTCATAGTCCACAGTTAATAATTATTCCCCTCTTGTCTTCTTTGTCTCCCCCACTCCCCTAATTAAAAATTAGTTTGCTGTTTTGCCTGTTAGCGGTTAGCTTTACCCGTAGAGGGAATATAAACTATGCGCTCTTGATATGGGGATCAAGGAAATTAACCACAGAAGTTCTAAAATTAGTTATTCTTTTCATATCTTGACAAAACTACTCGTGGTTCTTGGCTGATGCTGTCATTTATTAGCTCTGCGAATCCTTGGTTGGTGGGAGTTGGACTAAATACTGTTCTACTGAGTTTAGTCTGGTTCGCTCCGAAAAAGTTGCTGACCCCAGCAGGTGTGTTTCATGCTTGGTTATTGGGCATACTGATTTGGGGTACTTTAGGCTGGCAGGGATATTTAGTAGTTACGTTCTATTTTATTGTGGGTTCCGGTGTGACACGCATTGGAATGGCACAAAAAGAAGCTCTCGGTATCGCTGAAAAGCGTTCGGGCGCAAGAGGCCCGGAAAATGTGTGGGGTTCTGCTTTAACTGCGGCGCTTTGTGCTTTAGGTATAGGCCTTCTCAACGCTAAACTTTTCCCTCTTAGTTCTCAGTCTCTCGTTCCTAGTCTTGAGTCTTTATTGTTATTAGGTTACGTCGCCAGCTTTAGTACAAAACTTTCTGACACCTGTGCTAGTGAAGTAGGTAAAGCTTATGGTAAAAGCACTTTCTTGATTACTACCTTGCAACCAGTGCCTAGAGGTACGGAGGGGGCGGTGAGTTTAGAAGGAACTTTTGCGGGTGTAGTGGGTTCAGCTGTGATCGCTATTATAGGTTGGGGTGTCGGTTTAATTAGCCCATTAGGCATTGTTTGGTGCTTACTTGCTGCTTTGATTGCCACAAATTTAGAAAGTGTAATTGGTGCAACACTGCAATCAAAATACACTTGGTTAACTAATGAAATTGTTAATATTCTTAACACTTTAATTGGTGCGATCGCAGCCATATTATTTGCTTTAATTTGGGCAAACTCTTTTAGTTAGAGGCACAGACAGATAACTATTGACTGTTGACTAGATTCTCTCTTAGTTTAATGGCTGGAGTAGAAATATATACCTATGGAAAGAAATAATACTCGAAAGAGTAAATCAATTGAATTTGAACTATTTTTATTTTTCAAGTTGCCATTAATTATTTATAGTTTATAAAATCTTATTTTTAGCCGTTTTTTACCAGGTGTTCTGATGGAAACTTTGTCTTTTTTGAGTATTGATGACCAACCTATCTCAGTTGAACAAACCGTAAAATACTTACAATCCTCAGGGAAGTTGGGTCAATTTATTGGTGATGTGCTGCGTCAATATGTCATAGAACAGGAAATCCAAGGGCGAGACGATGTAGATATTAATCCAGCTCTAACCGAGCAAACAGTGATTGATTTTCGCCTCAAAAATCAACTAGCTGACCCTCAAGCTTTTCAGGAATGGTTAACTAAGAATGGTACAGACTACCAAAGGTTTCACGCTTCAATTACTTTTAACTTCAAATTAGAAAGATTGAAAACTTTGGTGACACAGGCAAAACTACCAGAATATTTTATTGAGCAGAAAATTTTTCTAGATCGGGTGGTACTATCCCGGATTATGGTGGATAGTCGAGAATTAGCAGAAGAATTGCAGCTGCAAATTGCAGAAGGAGGCAGTTTTGAGCAATTAGCCAAAGAGTATTCTGTATTGGACGATCGCCTCGTTAATGGCATGATGGGGCCTATTAGTCGTGGTACTATGCCAGACAAATTACGGGCTGCTATTGATGCAGCTAGTCCTGGGCAATTAGTTGGGCCTATAGAAATTGATGGACGCTATGGTTTGTTTCGAGTGGAACAATTTCTGCCAGCGTCTTTAGATGATATTCAACTCAAGCAAGCATTACAAAACGAATTATTTGAAAAATGGTTAGCAGAGAAAATTCAAAAGCTGACGGTGAAATTACAAGTGAGTTAAAACTTCTAGATAATGAATCGCTAAGAATCAAAGTGCTAACTTCCATACCTTGGACTCAACCGCCCCTAAGTTGGCTCACTCCTGAGCAGAAAAACCGTTTAGAAGAACGTCTAGAAATCCGGCGTTATCGACTAGGTGAGAAAATCTGGTCAAGTGAAACTGGCGGTTATCATTTTTTCATTGTGGCGGGGAAGGTGCGTTTACGGGAGGAAGGAAGCGGTCAATCTTTAGCAGCCTTACAGGTAGGAGATTGGTTTGGTGATTTACAAAAGCTACCTGGAGAATATAAAGCTGTAGCCGCTAGTAAAGATGTGATCCTGGCTTGCTGGGATACACATCTATGGGCGGAAATATCTACTCCAGCAATGGAAGATTTTTGGCTGGGATTAGTGGCACAGGAGAATACAGCAGTTGAAAATGAAGTAAAACCTTTTCAACACACTGTTGTCCAACCGCCTGTAACTCCTCCAGAGACGGTAACTCAGCCAATTCCTACATCTGCTGTACTCAGTTATCCTTTTGTGAGTAGTTGGAATACAGCTGCTGCTTGTTTAACAATGGCAGCACAACACCTAGAACATGCCGTGAACTTGGAATGGGTTCAACGCCAACTACGAGGGCAAAATCCCAAACAAGTTGTAGAAGCAGGAGAAAAGTTAGGTTTAGTCTTGCGAAGACTGCAAGTAAGTTGGGGGGAGTTGCGTCAGCTAACTTTCCCGGCTTTGTTACAGTTGCAAGTTGAATCTGTTCCTCAACCTACTTGGGTGATAGCCTATGGGATCAAAGGCGATCGCTTAATTATTGCTAATCCCTTAAATCCTGATAATCTGTGTGAAAATCTCCCACAGTCAGTAGTAGAACAATGCTGGGATGGTCAGTTATGGCAAGTAGAACTGATATCTCGACAAGAAAAATTTAATCTTAGTTGGTTCATCCCAGCCGTTTGGAAATATCGCAAACTACTAGCAGAAGTCTTATTAGCATCTTTTACATTACAGTTATTGGGGTTAGGAACACCACTAATTACCCAAGTTGTCATTGATAAAGTCATGGTACAGGAGAGTTTACCCACTCTCGATGTCATGGCGATCGCACTTTTGTTAGTAGCTGTCTTTGAGTCGGTGCTAGGGATTCTGCGGTTATTTATCTTTACTCATACAGCTAGACGTTTAGATTTAAGTTTATCAGCCCAATTATTCCGTCATTTGATGCGGCTACCGTTGGCTTATTTTGAGTCACGGCGGGTAGGTGATACAGTAGCCAGGGTACAAGAACTAGAGCAAATTCGCTCTTTTCTTACAGGTACAGCCTTAACAGTAATTTTGGATAGCATCTTTGCCGTAGTTTATTTGGCATTGATGTTTTATTACAATATTCCTCTCACTTTTGTGGCATTAGCGGTGCTGCCCTTGTTTGCTACACTGACAATAGTTGCTACACCAATTTTACGTAACTGGCTGAACGAAACCTTTAACCGCAGTGCAGACAGCCAATCATTCTTAGTAGAAACAATCACAGGTATCCATTCTGTTAAAGCTCATGCAGCTGAATCCGTAGCACGCGATCGCTGGGAAGGCTTATTTGCTCGTTTTGTGCGTACTGGTTTCAAAGCTTCCACAACTTCTAACATTAGCAGTAATATTGGCGACTTCCTTACCAATTTCTCGTCCTTACTAATTTTGTGGTTTGGTGCAAAATTAGTCATCGACCATAAACTGACAATTGGTCAATTGGTAGCCTTTCAGATGCTTTCCGGTAGAGTCACCGGGCCACTGTTACGCCTAGTACAACTATGGCAAAATCTGCAACAAGTCCTACTTTCCGTAGACCGAATTGGTGATATTCTCAACGTCGCCCCAGAAGCAGAAATGGGAACGGGTTTAGTTTTACCACCCCTGAAAGGACAAGTTAACTTTGAACAAGTCTTTTTCCGTTACAAAGCCAACACAGAACCAGTACTGCGAGGCATTTCCTTTAATGTAGAACCAGGGCAATTTGTTGGAATTGTAGGACGTAGTGGTTCTGGTAAGAGTACCCTTTCTAAATTACTGCAAAGACTTTATCAAATTGAATCAGGACGTATTCTCATCGATGGTTTTGACATCAAAAGTGCAGATTTAGCGTCTTTGCGACAACAAATTGGTGTAGTTCTCCAAGAAGACTTTTTATTTAACGGTTCCATCTTGGAAAACATCACCCTTGGTAATCCTAATATTACTGCCGAGCAAGTAGTTGAAGCCGCAAGACTAGCCGTAGCCCATGACTTTATCAGTCAATTACCCTACGGTTACGAAACTAACGTAGGAGAAAGGGGTACAGCGTTATCTGGAGGACAAAGACAACGCATTGCTTTAGCAAGACTGTTCCTTTCCGACGCACCGATTTTAGTGTTAGATGAAGCTACCAGCGCGTTAGATAGTGAAACAGAACAACAAGTCTTGCAAAATCTGCAAAAAATCTCCACTAACCGTACTGTATTTCTCATCGCCCACCGCTTTGCACCCTTAAAACGAGCAGATTTAATTCTCGTTTTAGAAAAAGGCGTAATTGCAGAACGAGGAAACCATACAGAACTCTTGCAACAAAAAGGTTTGTATTGGTCACTATATCAACGTCAACAAGCCAACGTGTAAGTCAAATGTTCGTAGTAAGGACTTTAGTCCTTTATTTTTTAACACTAAGTACCTACTACAAATAATTGCATAGCATCTAAGCACAATGCTTTGGGTTCGCTAATTTATAAGCGTAAAGAAACTTTACTCTCTTACTCATCAAAAGAATACAAGTAACCCTAAATACGTTAGGCAATGCCTAACGTATTATTTTTATACATATACTTAAGTATACTTCAAAAATAAGAAACTAATAAAAGATAGTAAAAATTAGCTTTTTAGTAAAAGTCTAGAAATTTTAATATCTACTTATTTGTAAACTTATATACTAACTTTTATTTTTATATATAAAAATAAAAAAATATACTTTAACCCCACATAATTCCACTGCTAAAGTGTGCATTTTTCTGCATATCTTTTTAATGAAAAAATTACTACAATTCTCGCTGTATCTCAGCCTTTAGTTAGAAGATAGCTAGTTTTAATATTTATTGCTGTATAAATTTAGTTTTTGAGGTCAATAATTCATGAATACTACCCGTGAATATAACGTCTCTAATGGATTTAATAGAACAAATGATACTTTACCATTAACTAGCAACTCTGATATTTTCAATAACCAAGAGCGTTCCTTTTTCCCAGGCTCAACTAGTATCAATCCCTTAAACGCAAAGCTTGCTAGTAGTTATGTAGCTGCAAATGAAAGTGATAGCGATCGCTACGCCAATCGAGATAATATTTTTACAACTGCTTCTACACTACCAGACCTAACAGGGCCAAACGCCTCAATGCCCTCTTCAGTCGTGGTGGGTAACAGCTTTCAATTAAGTTATCAAGTCCAAAATACAGGGAGTGCTAGTGCTGGTTACAGCTATACTGACTTTTACTTATCCCCAGATTTGAATATTGATAGTACTGATACCTATCTAGGCTACGACTATGTGGGTGGTATTGCGGCTGGTAGTTATAGCCAAGAATCCGCCACACTCACCATCGGTAGTAACATCAGACCCGGTAACTATTATTTGATTTACTACATGGATGGTGATGGAAATGTAGTAGAAAGTAACGAAAGTAACAATGGCTTTGGTATAGCATTTAGCGTCACTCAGCCTGACTTAACAGCACAAAACGCCATAGTTCCTTCTTCAGCAACTATTGGTAATAGTGTTCAAATCAGTTATCAAGTCAAGAATCAAGGTACTGCTACTGCTGGAGCTAGCAACACTAAGTTCTACTTGTCTCAAGACTTGAATATAAGTAGTAATGATTTCTATTTAGGCTTTGACCCTGTAAGTAGTATTCTTGCAGGTAATACTACTCAAGAGTCGTTGACGTTCACTGTTGGCAGTAACGTCACTCCTGGCAATTATTATTTAATTTACTATGTGGATGGTGATGGAAACGTTAGTGAAAGCAATGAAAATAACAATGCTTTTGGCAACCTCATCACCATTAATTCAGCAGGAAGTCCAGACCTGCTCATCCAAAACCCCTTATCACCAACATCTGGATCATTAGGTAGCACTATACAACTGAGTTATGGAGTGAAAAATCAAGGTGTTGGTAGTGCAGCAGCTAGTACCACTAAGTTTTACCTCTCCAAAGACGGGACTTTCAGCTCGGATGATGTATTGCTTGGCTCGGATGCTGTTAGTAATCTTGCCGCAGGTGCTTCTAGTTCCGAGACAGTTTCTCTGTTGATTGCTAATAGTATCCTCCCTGGTAACTATCAGTTATTATTTAGAGCCGATGCTGATGGTAATTTAGCTGAAAGTAGTGAAACTAATAACATTGCTGCCAGAGCCATCATCATTAACCAAGCTGACCTCATCATCCAAAACGCCATATCACCCGCATCCGCATCAGTGGGTAGTACTATTCAACTGAGTTATGAAGTGAAAAACCAAGGTGTTGGTAGTGCAGCAGCCAGTAATACTAAGTTCTACCTATCCAAAGATACAACTTTCAGTTCAGATGATGTGTTGCTTGGCTCGGATGCTGTTAGCAGTATTGCCGCAGGTGCTTATAGTTCAGAAACATCTTCCATTTTGGTCAAAAATACTATTGCTGGGGGAAACTATTACCTATTATTTAGAGCCGATGCTGATGGTAATTTAGCTGAAAATAATGAAACTAATAATGTAGTTGCTAAAGCTATCACTATCAACGGCCCTAAACCCGACCTCATCATCCAAAATGTTTCCGCTCCTAGTGTTGTTGACCCTGGTAGCCTGATCACAGTCAACTACCAATTAGCAAATCAAGGTGCAGCTAGTGCAAGTACAAGTACAACTAAGTTTTATTTGTCTAATGACACTACTTTGAGTAGTGATGATACGTTATTAGCCTCTGACCCAAACTACTTCTTCTCTGGACTGAGTGCTGGTACTTATAGCTCAGAGTCTTACTATTTATCTCTTAGCAGTAATACCAATTTTGGTAACTACTATCTGCTATTACAAGCTGATGCGAATAACGACATAGCCGAGAGCAATGAAAGTAATAATGTTACGGCTAAGGCGATTACAATTGCTGCACCAGATTTATTAATCCAAAATCCTTCGGCTCCCACTAGTGCCAACATTGGGACAACAATTTCACTTAGCTATCAATTGAAAAACCAAGGTAATGGCAATGCTGGTTTTCATTTCACTAATTTTTATATTTCCCAAGACCAAACTCTCAGTAATGATGATGTCTATTTAGGCTTTGATGCCATCTCTAGTATTGCATCCTCTGCTGTAGCTTCACGCTCCACATCTTTAACAGTTAAGAGCAACATTATTCCTGGTAATTACTATCTGCTGTATAAAGCAGATGGTGATGGAAAAATAAGAGAAAGCAATGAAAATAATAACGTCGCTGCGAGAGCTATTACAATCACTACACCAGACTTGGTTATCCAAAATGCTACTGCGTCTAGCAGTGCTACCATCGGTACGACTGTCCAAGTCAACTATGAATTGAAAAATCAAGGTAATGGTAGTGCTGGGGGGAGTAAGTCAAGTTTTTATCTTTCACGGGATACAAGCTTTGGTGATGACGATATCTTTTTAGGTACTGAAATTGAGGCAAATTCTAGTATTGCACCGTCTGCCGTGATTTCTCGCTCCACTGCTGTTGCGCTTGATCCTATTATTAATCCTGGCAAATACTACCTCATAGTGAAAGCCGACGGCTCAGGATCTGTTGTTGAGAGTAATGAAAGTAATAACGGTTTTTACATCACAGCACCAATTACTTTTAATCCAGTCAATGGTGGGGGGTTTAATTCCACTACAGGTTATGGCTTAGTTAATGCCGCCGCCGCAGTAGCTAAAGCCCTTGGACAAAGTACCTTCGCTGATGTTGCCGACTTGGGAGGTGACAATTGGGGTGCTGATGCAATTAAAGCGCCTGAAGTTTGGGCGAAAGGATACACTGGTCAGGGCGTTGTTGTGGCTGTGATAGATAGTGGAGTGGACTATACACACCCAGATTTGAGTGCCAACATGTGGAGGAACAGTAAAGAAATTGCTGGCAACGGCAACGATGATGACGGTAATGGTTTTATTGATGATATTTACGGTTGGAACTTCCTCGACAACAACAACGATCCTTTAGATAAAAATGGTCATGGCACTCATGTAGCTGGTACTATTGCTGCCACAAGAAATAGTTTTGGTGTTACTGGTATTGCTTATAATGCCAGGATTATGGCACTGAAAACAGGCGGTACTAATCCCTCAGACGGGTCTATTAACTATGAAGCGGTCAATAAGAGTATTCGTTATGCT harbors:
- a CDS encoding esterase/lipase family protein; amino-acid sequence: MKTQNQQRNPVLLVHGITDTEAVFNQMAVYLRQLGWTVHTLNLVPNNGEAPLNVLAQQVVDYVDAAIDAEQPFDLVGFSMGGIVSRYYVQRLGGIHRVQRFVTISSPHHGTVVAYASKLPGCVQMRPNSLFLQELNRDVQMLEKLNFTSIWTPYDLMIIPTNSSKMPVGKELIIPVGLHSWMLTDYRSLSAVAATLAETINGDRQFEYIRNSQKLPLGGDNT
- a CDS encoding VOC family protein; the protein is MSQALFHLAFPVTDIAQTKAYYIDGLGCVPGRENPQAIILNLYGHQLVAHITKEPLTRQRTIYPRHFGLIFTQEKDWEDLVERAEKKQLLFRDAPKDRFVGSPLEHRTFFLEDPFYNLMEFRYYRHPEAIFGSYEYTQIGDRH
- a CDS encoding TIGR00297 family protein produces the protein MLSFISSANPWLVGVGLNTVLLSLVWFAPKKLLTPAGVFHAWLLGILIWGTLGWQGYLVVTFYFIVGSGVTRIGMAQKEALGIAEKRSGARGPENVWGSALTAALCALGIGLLNAKLFPLSSQSLVPSLESLLLLGYVASFSTKLSDTCASEVGKAYGKSTFLITTLQPVPRGTEGAVSLEGTFAGVVGSAVIAIIGWGVGLISPLGIVWCLLAALIATNLESVIGATLQSKYTWLTNEIVNILNTLIGAIAAILFALIWANSFS
- a CDS encoding peptidylprolyl isomerase produces the protein METLSFLSIDDQPISVEQTVKYLQSSGKLGQFIGDVLRQYVIEQEIQGRDDVDINPALTEQTVIDFRLKNQLADPQAFQEWLTKNGTDYQRFHASITFNFKLERLKTLVTQAKLPEYFIEQKIFLDRVVLSRIMVDSRELAEELQLQIAEGGSFEQLAKEYSVLDDRLVNGMMGPISRGTMPDKLRAAIDAASPGQLVGPIEIDGRYGLFRVEQFLPASLDDIQLKQALQNELFEKWLAEKIQKLTVKLQVS
- a CDS encoding type I secretion system permease/ATPase — translated: MVSRENSKADGEITSELKLLDNESLRIKVLTSIPWTQPPLSWLTPEQKNRLEERLEIRRYRLGEKIWSSETGGYHFFIVAGKVRLREEGSGQSLAALQVGDWFGDLQKLPGEYKAVAASKDVILACWDTHLWAEISTPAMEDFWLGLVAQENTAVENEVKPFQHTVVQPPVTPPETVTQPIPTSAVLSYPFVSSWNTAAACLTMAAQHLEHAVNLEWVQRQLRGQNPKQVVEAGEKLGLVLRRLQVSWGELRQLTFPALLQLQVESVPQPTWVIAYGIKGDRLIIANPLNPDNLCENLPQSVVEQCWDGQLWQVELISRQEKFNLSWFIPAVWKYRKLLAEVLLASFTLQLLGLGTPLITQVVIDKVMVQESLPTLDVMAIALLLVAVFESVLGILRLFIFTHTARRLDLSLSAQLFRHLMRLPLAYFESRRVGDTVARVQELEQIRSFLTGTALTVILDSIFAVVYLALMFYYNIPLTFVALAVLPLFATLTIVATPILRNWLNETFNRSADSQSFLVETITGIHSVKAHAAESVARDRWEGLFARFVRTGFKASTTSNISSNIGDFLTNFSSLLILWFGAKLVIDHKLTIGQLVAFQMLSGRVTGPLLRLVQLWQNLQQVLLSVDRIGDILNVAPEAEMGTGLVLPPLKGQVNFEQVFFRYKANTEPVLRGISFNVEPGQFVGIVGRSGSGKSTLSKLLQRLYQIESGRILIDGFDIKSADLASLRQQIGVVLQEDFLFNGSILENITLGNPNITAEQVVEAARLAVAHDFISQLPYGYETNVGERGTALSGGQRQRIALARLFLSDAPILVLDEATSALDSETEQQVLQNLQKISTNRTVFLIAHRFAPLKRADLILVLEKGVIAERGNHTELLQQKGLYWSLYQRQQANV
- a CDS encoding CARDB domain-containing protein; amino-acid sequence: MNTTREYNVSNGFNRTNDTLPLTSNSDIFNNQERSFFPGSTSINPLNAKLASSYVAANESDSDRYANRDNIFTTASTLPDLTGPNASMPSSVVVGNSFQLSYQVQNTGSASAGYSYTDFYLSPDLNIDSTDTYLGYDYVGGIAAGSYSQESATLTIGSNIRPGNYYLIYYMDGDGNVVESNESNNGFGIAFSVTQPDLTAQNAIVPSSATIGNSVQISYQVKNQGTATAGASNTKFYLSQDLNISSNDFYLGFDPVSSILAGNTTQESLTFTVGSNVTPGNYYLIYYVDGDGNVSESNENNNAFGNLITINSAGSPDLLIQNPLSPTSGSLGSTIQLSYGVKNQGVGSAAASTTKFYLSKDGTFSSDDVLLGSDAVSNLAAGASSSETVSLLIANSILPGNYQLLFRADADGNLAESSETNNIAARAIIINQADLIIQNAISPASASVGSTIQLSYEVKNQGVGSAAASNTKFYLSKDTTFSSDDVLLGSDAVSSIAAGAYSSETSSILVKNTIAGGNYYLLFRADADGNLAENNETNNVVAKAITINGPKPDLIIQNVSAPSVVDPGSLITVNYQLANQGAASASTSTTKFYLSNDTTLSSDDTLLASDPNYFFSGLSAGTYSSESYYLSLSSNTNFGNYYLLLQADANNDIAESNESNNVTAKAITIAAPDLLIQNPSAPTSANIGTTISLSYQLKNQGNGNAGFHFTNFYISQDQTLSNDDVYLGFDAISSIASSAVASRSTSLTVKSNIIPGNYYLLYKADGDGKIRESNENNNVAARAITITTPDLVIQNATASSSATIGTTVQVNYELKNQGNGSAGGSKSSFYLSRDTSFGDDDIFLGTEIEANSSIAPSAVISRSTAVALDPIINPGKYYLIVKADGSGSVVESNESNNGFYITAPITFNPVNGGGFNSTTGYGLVNAAAAVAKALGQSTFADVADLGGDNWGADAIKAPEVWAKGYTGQGVVVAVIDSGVDYTHPDLSANMWRNSKEIAGNGNDDDGNGFIDDIYGWNFLDNNNDPLDKNGHGTHVAGTIAATRNSFGVTGIAYNARIMALKTGGTNPSDGSINYEAVNKSIRYAVDNGAKVLNLSLGGTYTDIERQEAIEYAISKGAILVYASGNESQSLPSYPARYADKWGIAVGAVNYNRTLTDFSNRAGTTPLAYVTAPGAYSDYFGIGIYSTYPGNQYEDLPGTSMAAPHVAGVVALMLSAKSSLTDAQVRQILTSTAANGGTLPSQNATSTTSINTVLSSSSSYTQASISLSSNTTVSNWSSNLYNNFEQSSSVNQDIFVNKSLWKQFIRYRATNENNKFSPLDEENDGKVVNKKRNKILEDYNNWLLNLGNQIV